A genomic window from Prunus persica cultivar Lovell chromosome G2, Prunus_persica_NCBIv2, whole genome shotgun sequence includes:
- the LOC109947422 gene encoding uncharacterized protein LOC109947422, producing the protein MAGIIRGSTKVAVDIDEAEMQKRLRESRAKKAEKSAGKRPRDDDEGRVADVLGKRKALEEAHQHVMGSGPRLPPFDLQAPPKLPFGMEDVFAEGVEKVDFGRLRQQKKEVNLAMHRQEVPLVNVFLEGVKSDPEALARTPASSFIDRAQKTILTSAYAFGEMYVSMAKADKEIQRLKRRDELAKSKMAEAQEAIREKNALLVQKAALAREVEELKRSKAEEVAAARVEAIESFRSSNELKSYIMDRLVDEQLRWEDRLVRFNPSVEINFDTSGEPPAQTPPADASAPTPEAEPATEDVPSTES; encoded by the exons A TGGCTGGCATCATAAGGGGGAGCACGAAGGTGGCCGTAGACATTGATGAGGCCGAGATGCAGAAGCGGCTGAGGGAGTCTCGGGCCAAGAAAGCTGAGAAGAGTGCTGGAAAACGACCcagggatgatgatgagggtcGGGTCGCGGACGTGCTGGGGAAGAGGAAGGCTTTGGAGGAGGCTCATCAGCATGTGATGGGGTCAGGGCCGAGGCTTCCGCCCTTTGATCTGCAGGCACCGCCGAAGCTACCCTTCGGCATGGAGGATGTGTTCGCTGAAGGGGTAGAGAAGGTAGACTTCGGCAGGCTACGCCAGCAGAAGAAGGAGGTCAACCTGGCTATGCACCGGCAGGAGGTGCCCTTAGTGAACGTCTTCCTGGAAGGCGTGAAGAGCGACCCTGAGGCTCTGGCGAGGACTCCAGCTTCTTCCTTCATCGACCGGGCCCAAAAGACGATCCTCACCTCTGCCTAT GCCTTTGGCGAGATGTACGTCAGCATGGCCAAGGCTGACAAGGAGATCCAGAGGCTGAAGAGGCGGGATGAGCTAGCCAAGAGCAAAATGGCGGAGGCGCAGGAGGCCATCCGAGAGAAGAACGCCTTGCTGGTTCAAAAGGCGGCCCTGGCCAGGGAAGTGGAGGAGCTGAAGAGGTCGAAGGCTGAGGAGGTGGCTGCTGCCCGAGTCGAGGCGATTGAGTCCTTCCGATCCTCGAATGAGCTGAAGAGCTATATCATGGACCGACTGGTTGATGAGCAGCTTCGCTGGGAAGATAGGTTGGTTAGGTTCAACCCCTCGGTGGAGATTAACTTTGACACCAGTGGCGAGCCTCCTGCACAGACCCCTCCTGCTGATGCTAGCGCCCCGACACCAGAGGCTGAGCCAGCCACTGAGGACGTCCCTTCGACCGAGTCCTGA
- the LOC18786516 gene encoding uncharacterized protein LOC18786516: MAFHTRSNSFPSRPHPIIQEVDEHLCRLRSSEAASTSSSSICHKLSGLEDLHDCVDKLLQLPLTQQALAKEQNEKWTNELLDGSLRLLDGCSSAKDAILQTKECVQDLQSIIRRTRGGESGALTSEVRKYLTSRKMVKKTIQKAMKNLKGIENRSTFSSPNQDNESIAIVNKLREVEAVTLAVFESLLSFISGPKSQPSSWSLVSKMLHSKKVACEEETEANEFAKVDAALNSLIGYKTSKSQYKSVENEQNQLEKLELSAYSGN, translated from the coding sequence ATGGCTTTCCACACTCGCTCTAACAGCTTCCCTTCAAGGCCACACCCGATCATTCAAGAAGTTGACGAACATTTGTGTAGACTGAGGTCTTCTGAGGCAGCCTccacatcttcatcatcaataTGCCACAAACTAAGTGGCCTCGAAGACTTGCATGATTGTGTTGATAAGTTGCTTCAGTTGCCTCTCACACAACAAGCCTTGGCCAAAGAGCAGAATGAGAAATGGACTAATGAGCTATTAGATGGCTCTCTCAGGCTCTTGGATGGTTGCAGCAGCGCCAAGGATGCTATCTTGCAAACCAAGGAATGCGTACAGGATCTTCAATCGATCATACGAAGAACACGAGGAGGTGAATCTGGAGCACTCACCAGTGAGGTTAGGAAATACTTAACCTCCAGGAAGATGGTGAAAAAGACAATCCAAAAGGCTATGAAGAATCTCAAGGGAATCGAAAACAGATCCACCTTCTCTTCCCCAAACCAGGACAATGAGTCTATTGCCATTGTTAACAAGTTGAGAGAAGTTGAAGCAGTCACTCTTGCAGTGTTTGAGTCACTGCTGTCCTTCATATCTGGACCAAAATCACAGCCAAGCAGCTGGTCATTGGTCTCCAAGATGCTGCACTCCAAAAAAGTTGCTTGTGAGGAAGAAACAGAAGCCAATGAATTTGCAAAAGTGGATGCTGCATTGAACTCACTTATTGGATACAAGACAAGCAAATCTCAATACAAAAGTGTCGAAAATGAGCAGAACCAGCTCGAGAAGCTAGAGTTGAGTGCCTATTCAGGCAATTGA
- the LOC109947421 gene encoding uncharacterized protein LOC109947421, whose product MMLLKFPTPNAPGTVRGDQLGARSCYASAVKSTNRQHRSEALAVTKAPAPPQAGTEPPEDPREESIAPQAEPMEDLELVTLHDDIPDRQVRIGTSILPELRSDLVAFLRLNSEVFAWSYNDMPGISPDIISHRLSVNPAVRPVRQKRRAYDPERYEAMRAEVDQLSSIRFIREVDYPTWLANVVMVRKPRKGWRMCVDYTNLNRACPKDSFPLPRIDQLVDATAGHALLSFMDAYSGYNQIFMHPEDQAHTSFITDRGLYCYKVMPFGLKNAGATYQRLVNQLFAPLIGNTMEVYVDDMLVKSRTADQHIPNLSAMFTILKQYKMRLNPTKCAFGVASGKFLGFMISQKGIEANPEKIQAILDMTIPKTVKDIQSLTGRVAALTRFISKATDRCAPFFKALKGTKRNITWTAECDTAFSELKEYMGRAPLLSTPEHGDILVIYLSISASAVSSVLIRSKDNEEHPVHYVSKALQDAEVRYPDIEKLAFALVVSARRLRPYFQAHTIHVLTNQPLRQVLQNPETSGRLVKWAIELGEFDIHYKPRPAMKGQAVADFLSEFTDPQASTATQLITKPNPPPGQDQTPTEGNLDLTQPLWTLFVDGSSNAQGCGAGLVLISPDKVALEYALRFKFQASNNEAEYEALLAGLRLAKEMDARQIQIFSDSQLVVHQVNQDFTAKDASMTAYLQHARHLLATFHAHSIKQVPRSENSHADALARLASALEQGLGRHIHIEFLAQPSTQAPLICTIDHSPTWMDPILQFLQNQTLPANPAEARRVRHRSTRYLIINGSLYKRGFSLPYLRCLTPEEGHYVLREIHEGICGNHSGARSLAHKAIRQGYFWPSLHTDAQAFTQKCDKCQRFANIPQLPAEPLTAMVSPWPFAQWGLDLIGPMPEGKGQVKYAVVAVDYFTKWAEAEALATITAARIESFVWQNIVCRFGIPNSIVTDNGRQFDNAKFKQFCSNLKIRLCFAFPAHPQSNGQVEAVNKIIKKTLKTKLDKAKGCWPELLPEVLWSYRTTFRTSTGETPFSLSFGTEAVAPVEIGQPTYRTSTYDATANDEQLALNLDFIDELRDQSSMRNAAYKQRIAKYYDSRVKPRAFKMGDWVMRKVSLATKNPNEGTLGPTWEGPYEIIKICRPGTYQLRDSTGKTLPHPWNADHLKYYYK is encoded by the coding sequence ATGATGCTGCTGAAGTTTCCCACTCCTAATGCCCCAGGCACGGTGCGCGGCGACCAACTCGGAGCCCGAAGCTGCTATGCTTCAGCCGTCAAATCCACCAATCGCCAACATAGGAGTGAAGCCCTAGCAGTAACCAAGGCTCCCGCCCCTCCTCAAGCTGGCACAGAACCACCTGAAGACCCAAGGGAGGAGTCCATCGCACCACAGGCCGAACCTATGGAGGACCTGGAGCTGGTTACCCTCCATGACGATATCCCGGATCGACAAGTCCGGATCGGCACCTCCATCTTGCCAGAGCTTCGCTCTGACTTGGTCGCCTTCCTCCGCCTCAACTCCGAAGTCTTCGCATGGTCCTACaatgacatgcctggcatatCACCAGACATCATATCCCATAGGCTTAGCGTCAATCCTGCCGTCAGACCAGTCCGACAGAAGCGTCGCGCTTATGATCCCGAGCGCTATGAGGCCATGAGGGCGGAGGTGGATCAATTGAGTAGCATCAGATTCATCAGGGAGGTTGACTATCCTACATGGCTGGCTAATGTCGTGATGGTCCGCAAGCCAAGAAAGGGCTGGCGCATGTGTGTCGACTACACCAACCTTAATCGGGCTTGCCCAAAGGACAGCTTCCCGCTACCCCGCATTGACCAGCTAGTCGACGCCACGGCCGGCCACGCCCTCCTtagcttcatggatgcttaTTCAGGTTACAACCAGATCTTCATGCACCCTGAAGATCAAGCCCACACCTCTTTCATTACGGACCGCGGCCTCTACTGCTATAAGGTGATGCCCTTCGGCCTCAAAAACGCCGGGGCTACTTATCAGCGTCTGGTGAATCAACTCTTTGCCCCCCTGATTGGCAATACTATGGAGGTCTATGTCgatgacatgctagtcaagaGTCGCACGGCTGACCAGCACATCCCCAACCTCTCTGCCATGTTCACCATCCTGAAGCAATACAAGATGAGGcttaaccccaccaaatgtgcATTCGGGGTGGCTTCCGGAAAATTCCTTGGCTTCATGATCAGCCAGAAGGGCATTGAGGCCAATCCAGAAAAGATCCAGGCCATCTTAGATATGACAATACCTAAGACGGTCAAGGATATCCAAAGCCTTACAGGGCGTGTCGCAGCCCTGACCAGATTTATCTCCAAAGCCACTGACCGCTGCGCCCCATTCTTCAAGGCCCTTAAAGGCACCAAAAGAAACATCACTTGGACTGCTGAATGCGACACGGCTTTCAGCGAGCTCAAGGAGTATATGGGCCGGGCCCCTTTATTGTCAACCCCTGAGCACGGAGACATCCTCGTGATTTATCTCTCCATCTCAGCTTCGGCTGTTAGCTCTGTGCTCATCCGATCAAAAGATAACGAGGAACACCCAGTGCATTATGTTAGTAAGGCATTGCAGGATGCCGAAGTTCGGTACCCGGACATCGAAAAATTGGCGTTCGCCCTGGTCGTCTCGGCAAGACGCCTCCGACCATATTTCCAAGCTCACACCATCCATGtcttaaccaaccaaccactccgACAGGTGTTGCAGAACCCAGAAACCTCTGGGAGGCTGGTCAAATGGGCCATTGAACTGGGCGAGTTTGATATTCATTACAAACCCCGCCCGGCTATGAAGGGCCAGGCCGTTGCTGACTTCCTATCGGAATTCACGGATCCCCAAGCTTCCACAGCTACCCAGCTCATAACCAAACCCAATCCCCCTCCCGGCCAGGACCAAACCCCCACCGAAGGCAATCTCGACCTAACCCAGCCCCTGTGGACCTTATTCGTAGACGGCTCTTCTAATGCCCAGGGCTGTGGGGCCGGCCTCGTTCTCATCTCCCCAGACAAGGTTGCCCTCGAGTACGCCCTtcgcttcaaattccaagcctCCAACAATGAGGCCGAATATGAAGCACTCTTAGCTGGTCTTCGATTAGCCAAAGAGATGGACGCCAGGCAAATTCAGATATTCAGCGATTCACAACTTGTGGTCCACCAGGTCAACCAGGACTTCACGGCTAAGGATGCCTCTATGACGGCCTACCTCCAGCACGCTCGACACTTGCTGGCAACCTTCCACGCCCACTCTATCAAGCAAGTGCCGCGCTCCGAGAATAGCCATGCCGATGCACTAGCCAGGTTGGCATCAGCCCTGGAGCAAGGATTGGGTCGCCACATCCACATCGAGTTTTTGGCCCAACCCAGCACACAAGCCCCACTCATCTGCACTATTGATCACAGCCCTACATGGATGGACCCCATCCTCCAGTTCTTACAGAACCAAACACTACCGGCTAATCCGGCAGAAGCACGACGCGTTCGCCATCGCTCTACCCGTTACCTGATCATTAACGGCTCCTTATACAAGCGGGGTTTCAGCCTTCCTTACCTCCGCTGCCTGACTCCAGAGGAGGGTCACTATGTCCTCCGAGAAATCCATGAAGGCATCTGCGGCAACCACTCGGGCGCACGCTCGTTAGCTCATAAGGCAATCCGCCAAGGATACTTCTGGCCTTCACTCCACACTGACGCCCAGGCCTTCACCCAAAAATGCGACAAATGTCAGAGATTCGCCAACATTCCACAACTCCCGGCAGAACCACTGACGGCCATGGTCAGTCCTTGGCCATTTGCCCAATGGGGACTGGATCTCATTGGACCGATGCCAGAGGGCAAGGGCCAAGTCAAGTATGCAGTTGTGGCCgtagactacttcaccaagtggGCCGAGGCCGAGGCCTTGGCCACCATCACTGCGGCTCGCATCGAATCCTTTGTGTGGCAAAACATTGTATGTCGCTTCGGCATCCCCAACTCCATCGTCACCGACAATGGCCGGCAATTTGACAACGCCAAATTCAAGCAATTTTGTTCCAACCTCAAGATTCGTCTGTGTTTCGCCTTCCCAGCCCATCCTCAGTCCAATGGCCAGGTCGAAGCCgtgaacaaaattatcaagaagACCCTCAAGACAAAACTTGACAAGGCCAAGGGctgctggccagaactactccCGGAGGTACTCTGGTCCTATCGTACCACCTTCCGCACATCCACGGGTGAGACGCCATTCTCCCTATCATTTGGAACCGAGGCCGTGGCTCCGGTAGAGATTGGCCAGCCCACATACCGAACCTCCACTTACGATGCCACAGCCAATGACGAGCAGTTGGCCCTCAACCTCGACTTCATTGACGAACTCCGGGACCAATCGAGCATGCGCAATGCCGCGTACAAGCAACGCATCGCCAAATACTATGACTCCCGAGTCAAGCCCCGTGCTTTCAAAATGGGGGACTGGGTTATGCGCAAGGTTTCCTTGGCTACCAAAAATCCCAACGAAGGTACCCTCGGccctacatgggaaggtccttatgagattatcaaaatctgcCGCCCCGGCACTTATCAGCTTCGCGATTCCACAGGCAAGACGCTGCCTCACCCGTGGAATGCTGACCACCTCAAGTATTATTACAAGTAA